Proteins found in one Paenibacillus sp. FSL R10-2782 genomic segment:
- a CDS encoding LuxR C-terminal-related transcriptional regulator: MSAQYTQFSQLKDARQQIIRLGEKAHSSQAYKHTLIDRLRTQVSFDAACCTSIDPHTLLSTGAFTESGVDGIHYKLLEYEYLRNDVMKYDQLVREGQSIATLNGATGGHPNRSARYRDVLQPAGFGDELRVPLMYKGSCWGFLTLFRLHTEPVFSEEEQQLLEALAPSIAYHLRQASVGLSPDSAIIMENDMEPGVLVLSGKLEPISFNPTADQWLKLLRQQEDIDENSLPAPVRAVCFRALSTALPGTFTASASPAKLCIPAADAGTPWVTLRATLLQSGQSKDEKQLAVWFEPAKASEMLPLMAEMFAWSERERQIVRLIVQGFSTRELASALHISAYTVQDHLKAIFLKTGVSSRRELVWKVYSRFN, encoded by the coding sequence ATGAGCGCACAATATACACAATTTTCACAGCTAAAAGATGCTCGACAGCAAATCATTCGACTGGGAGAAAAAGCCCATTCATCGCAAGCTTACAAACATACGCTAATCGACCGCTTACGTACTCAGGTTTCGTTCGATGCGGCGTGTTGTACGTCAATAGATCCGCATACGCTGCTTTCCACAGGGGCATTCACCGAATCAGGCGTGGATGGCATTCATTACAAGCTGTTAGAGTACGAATATCTGCGCAATGATGTGATGAAATACGACCAGTTGGTGCGGGAGGGGCAATCCATAGCGACTCTAAACGGAGCTACGGGAGGTCATCCGAATCGGAGCGCACGTTACAGGGATGTTTTGCAGCCTGCCGGATTCGGGGATGAGTTACGTGTTCCGTTAATGTACAAAGGAAGCTGTTGGGGATTTCTCACGTTGTTTCGCCTTCATACAGAGCCGGTATTTAGTGAGGAAGAGCAGCAGCTTCTTGAAGCCTTAGCACCGTCTATAGCCTACCATTTGCGTCAGGCCAGTGTGGGCTTATCTCCAGACTCCGCTATAATTATGGAAAATGATATGGAGCCAGGGGTTCTGGTGCTTTCTGGCAAGCTGGAGCCGATTTCCTTCAATCCAACGGCAGACCAGTGGCTAAAGTTGCTTCGGCAGCAGGAAGACATCGACGAAAATAGCCTTCCCGCGCCCGTTCGGGCGGTATGCTTTCGCGCACTATCCACAGCCCTTCCGGGAACTTTCACTGCTTCCGCTTCACCAGCCAAACTATGTATACCCGCCGCAGACGCAGGAACCCCGTGGGTAACACTCAGGGCCACCCTTCTTCAAAGCGGGCAAAGTAAAGATGAAAAACAGCTTGCCGTATGGTTTGAGCCTGCTAAAGCATCTGAAATGCTGCCGCTCATGGCAGAGATGTTTGCATGGTCCGAGCGGGAAAGACAGATTGTCCGGCTCATTGTTCAAGGCTTTTCGACCCGAGAGCTGGCAAGCGCACTTCATATTTCAGCCTACACAGTGCAGGATCATCTGAAAGCGATTTTCTTGAAAACAGGTGTAAGCAGCCGCCGTGAGCTGGTATGGAAGGTATATTCCAGATTCAACTAA
- a CDS encoding phosphotransferase — protein sequence MTTTIYFSSNRLGEVADDQLQRMLDRFNLGRLRSSGKTAEGVMGQTLYISSTAGQFVLKGNPLFQGQWVEEQFIVEQLHTRTQIPVPAPYLVDETEDIFGWSYAVMPRLDGQHIHTPELQAKLTPPDRQQMAEMLATVLLELHSWKVENSGELDTISLAIRPFDVSYRAWLYGRIRYWLEDARKYSDISVQDIAWVEGILEGSRQAFDQLNTHTFVMGDFKPQNFLVKNGDGDWRVSGLFDFTTAYFGDGVADLPKITIMYLENGEEELARRFLTAYVKGMKDKKGFVERFRVHMLHQQILNWGCAKAMKQVTWDDKQSFTDWARKFTDIEIYEH from the coding sequence ATGACAACGACCATTTATTTTTCATCTAATCGGTTGGGGGAGGTAGCAGATGATCAATTGCAGAGGATGCTGGATCGTTTCAATCTGGGTCGCCTGCGATCTTCGGGGAAAACGGCAGAAGGCGTCATGGGACAAACCCTCTATATTTCTTCGACGGCTGGACAATTTGTGTTGAAGGGCAACCCGCTTTTTCAAGGGCAATGGGTGGAAGAGCAGTTTATAGTGGAGCAACTACATACAAGGACCCAAATTCCTGTGCCTGCACCGTATCTTGTGGATGAAACCGAGGATATTTTTGGCTGGAGCTATGCTGTTATGCCCCGTTTAGACGGTCAGCATATACATACGCCCGAGCTGCAAGCGAAACTGACACCGCCTGATCGACAACAGATGGCTGAAATGCTGGCTACTGTACTACTGGAGCTTCATAGCTGGAAGGTTGAGAACAGTGGAGAGCTGGATACAATCAGTCTGGCTATTCGTCCTTTTGATGTCTCTTATCGGGCGTGGTTATATGGACGTATCCGCTACTGGCTAGAGGATGCCCGAAAATACTCAGACATTTCCGTGCAGGACATAGCATGGGTAGAGGGCATATTGGAAGGCTCACGCCAAGCATTCGATCAACTGAATACCCACACATTTGTAATGGGAGATTTTAAACCGCAAAATTTCCTTGTTAAAAACGGCGATGGTGATTGGAGAGTCAGTGGACTTTTTGATTTTACAACAGCCTATTTTGGTGACGGGGTTGCAGACCTTCCGAAAATAACCATAATGTATTTGGAGAATGGAGAGGAAGAGCTGGCAAGACGTTTTCTTACAGCTTACGTGAAAGGGATGAAAGACAAAAAAGGATTTGTAGAGCGCTTCCGGGTGCATATGCTGCATCAGCAGATTTTAAATTGGGGCTGTGCCAAAGCGATGAAGCAGGTCACTTGGGATGACAAGCAATCTTTTACAGATTGGGCCCGTAAATTCACGGATATTGAGATATATGAACACTAG
- a CDS encoding ABC transporter substrate-binding protein, with translation MSKRAMIRLGTVLLAFTFVLAACTNAPKQKEAASSIGNPESSGTRVVKDAFGDVTIPSHPKNMLVMSSKYAEYLIEMGITPQMVSFVPEIEPAYRLPYFEKHGVKMIQEQQYQMNYEKLLHLSPDLIITQGDGMDAQVYEKVSRIAPTIALQAGSGMYDAMPKLADLFDKKTESEKVLAEFGEKATRAREKIHQAIGNKTVLILRVDPKQYRYLGSQAGESSEFFYKTLGLTIPEIFKDSKDWFTPFSLEILPEIKPDFVFLEKRMIQNYNSADSLKSLEENPLWKNMDAVKNNHVFPLKTSDFVEGEGPIGSSLLIDYVVEKLVP, from the coding sequence ATGTCAAAACGGGCAATGATACGATTGGGAACCGTACTGTTAGCTTTTACCTTCGTATTAGCAGCGTGTACCAATGCACCAAAGCAGAAGGAAGCGGCTTCTTCCATAGGGAATCCAGAGAGCAGTGGAACAAGAGTGGTGAAGGATGCTTTTGGAGATGTGACAATCCCATCTCATCCGAAAAATATGCTTGTCATGAGTTCCAAATATGCAGAGTATTTAATTGAAATGGGAATTACGCCACAAATGGTTTCATTTGTTCCCGAAATAGAACCGGCTTATCGGCTGCCATATTTTGAAAAGCATGGAGTTAAAATGATTCAAGAGCAGCAGTATCAAATGAATTATGAAAAATTGCTTCATTTATCGCCAGATTTGATTATCACACAAGGAGACGGGATGGATGCACAAGTATATGAAAAGGTATCCAGGATTGCTCCAACCATTGCTTTACAGGCAGGTAGCGGCATGTATGACGCAATGCCCAAATTAGCAGACCTCTTCGATAAGAAAACAGAATCCGAAAAGGTATTAGCTGAATTTGGGGAGAAGGCGACAAGGGCGAGAGAAAAAATTCATCAAGCTATTGGGAATAAAACGGTGCTTATTCTTCGAGTAGACCCCAAACAATACCGTTATTTAGGATCACAAGCTGGCGAGAGCAGTGAATTCTTTTATAAAACACTTGGGCTAACAATCCCTGAAATATTTAAAGACTCGAAAGACTGGTTTACACCATTTTCACTAGAGATTTTACCTGAAATCAAACCGGATTTTGTTTTCCTTGAGAAAAGAATGATACAAAATTATAACAGTGCAGATTCACTGAAAAGTTTGGAAGAAAACCCGTTATGGAAGAACATGGACGCTGTTAAAAATAACCATGTATTTCCACTAAAAACAAGTGATTTTGTTGAAGGTGAAGGTCCCATTGGATCAAGTCTGCTTATTGACTATGTCGTAGAAAAGTTGGTGCCTTAA
- a CDS encoding HD domain-containing protein has translation MENRTGQQEAIRADIIQKAEPFVQQQLEHDHSGHDWWHIDRVRKLSLVIAAQEGADSFVCELAALLHDVADEKLNDSKQAGLDKVEKWLYLHVSDPGVIEHVMTIIATMSYNGGQNPPMNTLEGQVVQDADRLDALGAIGIARTFMYAGSKGSMMHHPEKDFSQHAYRATGKSAIYHFYEKLLKLKDLMNTAYAKELAAVRHQWMEMYLEQFYREWNVDDK, from the coding sequence ATGGAGAATCGAACAGGGCAACAGGAGGCAATAAGGGCAGATATTATTCAAAAGGCAGAGCCTTTTGTACAGCAGCAGTTGGAGCATGACCACAGCGGTCACGATTGGTGGCATATTGACCGGGTGAGAAAGCTGTCTCTCGTAATTGCTGCCCAAGAGGGCGCAGATTCTTTTGTTTGTGAACTGGCAGCGCTACTGCATGATGTAGCGGATGAAAAATTAAACGACTCCAAACAAGCGGGACTGGACAAAGTGGAGAAGTGGCTGTATCTGCATGTAAGCGATCCGGGCGTGATTGAGCATGTAATGACCATTATCGCTACAATGTCCTACAACGGTGGGCAAAATCCGCCTATGAATACGCTGGAAGGTCAGGTTGTGCAGGATGCAGATCGGTTGGATGCCCTTGGAGCGATTGGCATTGCGAGGACTTTTATGTATGCAGGCTCCAAAGGCAGTATGATGCATCACCCGGAAAAGGATTTTTCACAGCATGCTTATCGTGCTACGGGGAAAAGTGCTATATACCATTTTTACGAAAAGCTGTTAAAGCTCAAGGATTTAATGAATACCGCTTATGCCAAAGAGCTTGCGGCGGTCCGGCATCAATGGATGGAGATGTACCTAGAGCAGTTTTATAGGGAATGGAATGTGGATGATAAATAG
- a CDS encoding NAD(P)/FAD-dependent oxidoreductase → MTESLELYDVTIIGGGPAGMYTAFYSGMRDMKTKLIEAKHELGGRMRIYPEKMIWDVGGVTPILCEKLIDQLEQQARTFEPTIVLGQQITGLDRQEDGTFLLTSATGEQHWTCTVVLAVGYGILKMAKLEIEGADRYEVTNLHYTVQELEPFRGKHVLISGGGDSAVDWANELESIAASVTVVHRREHFGGHEKNIARMKASSVHVLTPYAVSQLHSNNGETIEQVTISHVETGETQVLNVDAIIVNHGLKSDFGPLRDWGLDMGEWHARVSEKLETNLPGVFAAGDFVEYGSKLYLIAGTFTDAALALNSAKLYIDPAADKVAYVSSHNSRFKEKNRELGVVE, encoded by the coding sequence GTGACAGAGTCCTTGGAATTATATGATGTAACGATAATCGGCGGTGGTCCTGCCGGTATGTATACTGCATTTTACAGCGGAATGAGAGATATGAAGACCAAGCTGATCGAAGCCAAGCATGAGCTGGGCGGACGGATGCGCATTTACCCGGAGAAGATGATTTGGGATGTTGGAGGTGTCACGCCGATATTATGTGAAAAGCTGATTGATCAGCTAGAGCAGCAGGCGCGGACGTTCGAGCCTACGATTGTGCTGGGACAGCAGATCACAGGTTTGGATCGACAAGAGGATGGAACCTTCCTCCTGACCTCTGCGACGGGTGAGCAGCATTGGACATGTACGGTGGTGCTGGCAGTAGGCTATGGCATTCTCAAAATGGCCAAGCTGGAGATTGAAGGAGCTGACCGCTATGAGGTTACAAACTTGCATTATACTGTACAAGAATTGGAGCCGTTCCGGGGCAAGCATGTCCTAATTTCCGGCGGAGGCGACTCGGCTGTGGATTGGGCGAATGAGCTGGAGTCTATTGCTGCGAGTGTGACGGTAGTCCATCGGCGGGAGCATTTTGGCGGACATGAGAAAAATATAGCCCGCATGAAAGCGTCTTCTGTTCATGTCCTCACACCTTATGCGGTGAGCCAGCTACATAGTAATAATGGTGAGACGATTGAACAGGTGACGATCAGTCATGTAGAGACGGGTGAAACACAGGTACTGAACGTCGATGCGATCATTGTGAATCATGGTCTGAAATCGGACTTCGGCCCGCTTCGGGATTGGGGACTGGATATGGGTGAGTGGCATGCCAGAGTGAGTGAGAAGCTGGAAACGAATCTGCCAGGGGTTTTCGCCGCAGGAGATTTTGTCGAGTACGGAAGCAAGCTGTACCTGATTGCGGGTACGTTCACGGATGCTGCCCTTGCGCTGAATAGCGCCAAGCTGTACATTGATCCCGCAGCAGATAAAGTGGCCTATGTATCTTCCCACAACAGCCGCTTCAAGGAAAAAAACCGCGAGCTTGGTGTCGTGGAGTAA
- a CDS encoding 8-oxo-dGTP diphosphatase, which yields MIGLTTEVTHKIYTMCMIQDGTKVLLLNRPDKKGFPGYIAPGGKVEFPESIVNGAIREVKEETGLTVTEIVFKGIDEFCDPSKGLRYMVFNYLATASEGELLENPPEGELLWVDMEEALDLPMQDWFKQRFPLFFAPGTFEVSQVWIQDTNETLEATIKNYGV from the coding sequence ATGATCGGATTGACCACGGAAGTGACACACAAAATATATACGATGTGCATGATTCAGGACGGAACCAAGGTATTGCTCCTCAACAGACCGGATAAAAAGGGCTTTCCAGGTTACATCGCGCCAGGAGGGAAAGTAGAATTTCCAGAGAGCATTGTGAATGGGGCCATTCGTGAAGTGAAGGAAGAAACAGGATTAACCGTAACGGAAATTGTATTTAAAGGAATTGACGAATTTTGTGACCCTAGCAAAGGGTTAAGATACATGGTATTTAACTATTTGGCTACTGCGAGTGAAGGGGAGCTGCTAGAAAATCCTCCAGAAGGAGAACTGCTATGGGTGGATATGGAGGAAGCGCTCGATCTGCCGATGCAGGATTGGTTTAAGCAGAGATTCCCATTGTTTTTCGCTCCCGGTACCTTTGAGGTGAGCCAGGTGTGGATACAGGACACGAATGAAACTTTGGAAGCAACGATCAAAAACTATGGGGTGTAG
- a CDS encoding NAD(P)/FAD-dependent oxidoreductase: MKTEQRDIYDITIIGGGPAGMYAAFYSGMRAMRTKLIDAKQELGGFMRTYPEKLVWDVGGVDPIRCERLIDALERQAKTFDPTIVLGQEIAHLERHEDVFVLTSKTGECHYTRTILLCAGRGMTQVQKLDVEGANRYELTNLHYVITDLSRFKDKRVLISGGGDSAVDWANEIVKLAKEVIVAHRRDEFTAHELPVAQMRASAKVMTPYMIDCLHGAGDSIGSVALRHFKTGAIKQVEVDEVVVSHGFDRDFGDVLNWGLDREDYGVSVDARMRTSIPGIFGAGDFITYGSKVRLIAGAFNDAVLAVNSAKLYLEPTASDMAGVSSHHAAFFEKNKAILQG; the protein is encoded by the coding sequence ATGAAAACAGAGCAACGGGATATTTACGATATCACCATTATTGGCGGCGGCCCTGCTGGTATGTATGCTGCTTTTTATAGTGGAATGAGAGCGATGCGTACTAAATTAATTGACGCTAAACAGGAGCTGGGCGGATTTATGCGTACATATCCTGAGAAATTAGTCTGGGATGTGGGCGGAGTAGATCCGATACGATGTGAGAGATTGATTGATGCCTTGGAGAGACAAGCGAAAACATTTGATCCCACTATTGTGTTAGGTCAGGAAATCGCACATTTGGAACGTCATGAGGATGTCTTTGTACTGACATCAAAAACGGGTGAATGTCACTACACACGTACTATATTATTATGTGCTGGAAGAGGAATGACACAAGTTCAAAAGCTGGATGTTGAAGGGGCAAATCGGTATGAATTGACGAACCTTCATTACGTGATTACAGATTTGTCCAGATTTAAAGATAAGCGTGTTCTAATTTCAGGGGGCGGAGATTCCGCGGTGGATTGGGCGAATGAAATTGTAAAGCTGGCCAAAGAAGTTATTGTGGCTCATAGACGAGATGAATTTACTGCACATGAACTTCCCGTAGCCCAAATGAGGGCATCTGCTAAGGTCATGACACCGTACATGATAGATTGCTTACATGGTGCGGGGGATTCTATTGGAAGCGTGGCTCTCAGGCATTTCAAGACCGGTGCTATCAAGCAGGTTGAAGTAGATGAAGTTGTAGTCAGTCATGGATTTGATCGTGATTTCGGTGATGTATTGAATTGGGGGCTAGACAGGGAAGATTATGGAGTCTCTGTTGATGCCCGAATGCGTACAAGCATCCCGGGAATTTTTGGGGCTGGAGACTTTATCACCTATGGCAGCAAGGTACGTTTAATTGCAGGAGCATTTAATGATGCCGTATTAGCCGTAAATAGTGCTAAGCTCTATCTGGAACCAACTGCTTCAGATATGGCTGGTGTTTCGTCTCATCATGCTGCCTTCTTTGAAAAAAATAAAGCGATCTTACAAGGTTGA
- a CDS encoding sugar kinase encodes MSNRMTEHKIILVKRKTRLEELIVRYNTVQQARFFIERLGADFSDYVLEDENYRRAVATAASELTTLGRVQIVEREHVPNFIFGEQDTVVVLGQDGLVANTLKYLTEQPLIGVNPDPLRWDGVLLPFTVSDLRWVVPDVFVHKRPIKEVTLAKAQLNDGQSLYAVNDLFIGRKTHVSARYELRLEDQVEQQSSSGIIVSTGLGAIGWLTSVLAGAAGIVGSATQRPISLTPDHLVTGAVFHQEAVEEGRQRGRRSNGGDHGSDDDYSYDNRATWSSPSLYFTVREPFPSRTTATDLVFGQVEAEKPLRIASQMPEYGVIFSDGVESDFLEFNAGIEATISPAEKKGHLVV; translated from the coding sequence ATGAGCAACCGGATGACGGAGCACAAGATCATTTTGGTGAAGCGTAAAACACGCTTGGAGGAACTGATTGTCCGATATAACACGGTGCAGCAGGCCCGGTTTTTTATAGAACGGCTAGGCGCGGATTTCAGTGATTATGTGCTGGAGGATGAAAATTACCGCAGAGCGGTGGCAACGGCAGCATCGGAGCTGACGACCTTGGGGCGGGTTCAGATTGTGGAGCGGGAGCATGTGCCTAATTTTATTTTTGGTGAGCAGGATACGGTGGTGGTACTGGGTCAGGATGGGCTGGTGGCCAACACGTTAAAGTACTTGACTGAGCAGCCGTTGATCGGTGTGAATCCAGATCCATTGCGCTGGGACGGAGTATTGCTGCCATTTACAGTATCGGATTTGCGCTGGGTTGTGCCAGATGTGTTCGTACACAAACGTCCGATCAAGGAGGTTACGCTGGCTAAGGCCCAGCTCAATGACGGTCAATCGTTGTACGCTGTGAACGATTTGTTCATCGGGCGCAAAACCCATGTTTCAGCGAGATATGAGCTGAGGCTGGAGGATCAGGTAGAGCAGCAATCCTCCAGCGGCATTATCGTTTCGACGGGGCTGGGCGCGATAGGCTGGTTGACCAGCGTGCTTGCCGGGGCGGCAGGGATTGTCGGCAGCGCTACGCAGCGTCCAATTTCGCTGACTCCAGATCATCTGGTGACGGGCGCCGTCTTCCATCAAGAAGCAGTGGAAGAAGGACGGCAACGAGGCCGGAGAAGCAATGGGGGCGACCATGGCAGTGACGATGACTATAGTTATGACAACCGCGCAACATGGAGTTCGCCATCGCTATATTTTACGGTGAGAGAACCATTTCCCAGTCGGACGACTGCTACGGATCTGGTATTTGGTCAGGTGGAAGCCGAAAAACCGCTGCGGATTGCTTCGCAGATGCCGGAATATGGAGTGATTTTCAGCGATGGAGTGGAAAGCGACTTTCTGGAGTTTAATGCCGGGATTGAAGCAACTATTAGTCCAGCAGAGAAAAAGGGGCATCTGGTTGTGTAG
- a CDS encoding GNAT family N-acetyltransferase → MQTVSLVKPESVWKEAYLSFYEEWKQSQELMVPWVISTEPYDFEGMLTFLSNQENGIGLSEGWVKTSTYWLVTANEQVVGAVNIRHKLNESLLNAGGHIGYGIRPSARGNSYAVTMLALALEKAKELGISRALVVCDSDNIPSKKTILGNGGIPDQDYVDEDGKRMNRFWIKL, encoded by the coding sequence GTGCAAACAGTCAGCTTGGTAAAGCCGGAAAGTGTATGGAAGGAAGCTTATCTTTCTTTCTATGAGGAATGGAAACAGAGTCAGGAGCTTATGGTACCGTGGGTAATTTCTACAGAACCGTATGATTTTGAAGGTATGCTGACGTTTTTGAGCAATCAGGAAAATGGAATTGGTCTGTCGGAAGGCTGGGTCAAAACTTCAACGTATTGGCTTGTGACTGCAAATGAGCAGGTTGTCGGAGCGGTAAACATCAGGCATAAGCTTAACGAAAGTCTGTTGAATGCCGGAGGGCATATCGGCTACGGTATCCGTCCTTCCGCACGGGGGAATAGCTACGCTGTTACTATGCTTGCGTTGGCACTGGAAAAAGCAAAAGAGCTGGGGATTTCCAGAGCTTTGGTTGTATGTGACTCCGATAATATTCCCTCCAAAAAAACAATCCTTGGCAACGGAGGAATCCCGGATCAGGATTACGTTGATGAAGATGGAAAACGTATGAATCGATTTTGGATAAAACTGTAA
- a CDS encoding class I SAM-dependent methyltransferase, whose protein sequence is MSWNDPNVRKYPDTIALKIPGYAHLYEMTDRLITAQLETQARTQDADPNVLIIGAGGGQELITLGGQHAAWSFAAVDPSERMLDLARQRVAQAGIRSRISFVTGTLEELPRELLQEQPKEQSGQRIEESHAEPIYDAATCLLVLHFLHSLESKRALLQQISARLKPGAPFCLASINGNPQESAFSIQMQAWKSHMLDQGIPLKDWERFAASIGRESDPVSNTAIQEMLVDAGFTHITRYFGAFLVNGWFAVKGGEVTHDKG, encoded by the coding sequence ATGAGTTGGAACGATCCGAATGTACGCAAGTACCCGGACACGATTGCTTTAAAAATACCGGGATATGCTCATCTGTATGAGATGACGGACCGCTTGATAACCGCACAGCTTGAGACTCAGGCCCGCACGCAGGACGCGGATCCGAACGTATTGATTATCGGGGCTGGCGGCGGTCAGGAGCTGATTACACTCGGAGGACAACATGCGGCATGGTCTTTTGCGGCAGTTGATCCATCTGAACGCATGCTGGATTTGGCACGTCAGCGTGTGGCGCAAGCGGGCATAAGGTCAAGAATATCATTTGTCACAGGCACGTTGGAAGAGCTGCCCAGAGAACTACTCCAAGAACAGCCTAAGGAGCAGTCTGGACAACGGATCGAAGAATCACACGCGGAGCCGATTTATGATGCTGCCACCTGCTTGCTGGTGCTTCATTTTCTTCACAGCCTGGAGAGCAAACGGGCATTGCTGCAGCAGATATCTGCTCGTCTCAAACCGGGCGCGCCTTTTTGCTTGGCCTCCATCAATGGAAATCCACAGGAGTCTGCCTTTTCCATTCAAATGCAGGCGTGGAAAAGTCATATGCTGGATCAGGGCATTCCCCTGAAGGATTGGGAGCGATTCGCTGCCTCCATTGGCCGTGAGTCAGACCCGGTGTCCAATACGGCAATACAGGAAATGCTGGTAGATGCAGGCTTTACCCATATCACCCGGTATTTTGGCGCTTTTTTAGTGAATGGGTGGTTTGCAGTTAAAGGGGGAGAAGTTACTCATGACAAAGGATAA
- a CDS encoding SPFH domain-containing protein, with the protein MFGFNFVKFQPSEYVMKVRNGKVVREGVGLSFYYYAPTTSVVVVPVSSIDVPFIFEEMTHDFQAVTVQGQLTYRIVDYRRTTQILNYTYDLKTKRYISDDPGKLAQRVINIAKVLTKKYLERVPLKEAVQSSERLAQSMAKDIAQHAEIEKLGIEVMGLSILAILPNKETMRALEAQAREEILRNADHALYERRNASIEQERRVKENELNTEIAVETKKKQIRETQLDAERSVKQKQSEMKEEQLRFDTALEEKKRVLIELTVTNKKAEADAKAYELTAVMKSLQDVEPNVLQAMANMDMSPDKLIAIAFQELAENAGKIGQLNITPDLLQGLMSGTGTGGSEGTRGSGGRAR; encoded by the coding sequence ATGTTCGGATTTAATTTTGTGAAATTTCAGCCCAGTGAGTATGTGATGAAGGTGAGAAACGGGAAGGTAGTTCGGGAAGGGGTGGGATTATCTTTTTATTATTACGCTCCAACAACCTCGGTCGTCGTCGTGCCTGTTTCCTCTATTGATGTGCCGTTCATATTTGAGGAAATGACCCATGATTTTCAGGCGGTGACTGTGCAGGGGCAACTGACCTATCGGATTGTGGATTACCGGAGAACGACGCAGATTTTGAATTATACGTATGATTTGAAGACCAAACGCTACATTTCGGATGACCCGGGCAAGCTGGCCCAACGGGTGATTAACATTGCCAAGGTGCTGACCAAAAAGTATCTGGAGCGTGTTCCGCTCAAAGAAGCTGTTCAATCCAGTGAACGTTTGGCCCAAAGCATGGCGAAGGATATCGCTCAACACGCGGAAATCGAAAAGCTCGGCATTGAGGTTATGGGCCTGTCGATTTTGGCGATTTTGCCGAATAAAGAAACGATGAGAGCATTGGAGGCACAGGCGAGGGAGGAAATTCTTCGCAATGCGGATCACGCCCTGTATGAGCGTCGGAACGCTTCCATTGAGCAGGAGCGGCGTGTGAAGGAGAATGAGCTGAACACCGAAATTGCAGTGGAGACGAAAAAGAAGCAAATCCGCGAAACTCAGCTCGATGCTGAACGTTCAGTCAAGCAAAAGCAAAGCGAGATGAAGGAGGAGCAACTACGTTTTGACACAGCCTTGGAGGAGAAAAAACGGGTGCTGATTGAGCTGACGGTAACGAATAAAAAGGCGGAAGCGGATGCCAAGGCCTATGAGCTGACGGCAGTCATGAAATCGTTGCAGGATGTCGAGCCGAACGTGCTTCAGGCTATGGCGAATATGGATATGAGCCCAGATAAGCTGATTGCCATTGCATTCCAGGAGCTTGCAGAAAATGCAGGGAAAATCGGTCAGTTAAACATTACACCGGATTTGTTGCAAGGTCTGATGTCGGGTACGGGAACAGGTGGATCGGAAGGAACGAGAGGATCTGGAGGAAGAGCACGATGA